In Candidatus Bathyarchaeota archaeon, the following proteins share a genomic window:
- a CDS encoding type II toxin-antitoxin system CcdA family antitoxin, whose amino-acid sequence MKTKTTIQIEKELLEKAEKYGINISRTVENLLQIFIKGIEQNYTQIQGKTETLIKKEGIGNVVSDKGWWGSWDLNRRMHGDFSRKSPFFYTEILGLQFFVSFNLRNVGFMVWSFVD is encoded by the coding sequence ATGAAAACCAAAACAACAATCCAAATAGAAAAAGAACTTTTAGAAAAAGCGGAAAAATATGGAATCAACATAAGCAGAACAGTTGAAAACTTACTCCAAATCTTCATTAAAGGAATAGAACAAAATTACACGCAGATACAAGGCAAAACTGAAACGCTAATCAAAAAGGAAGGTATCGGAAACGTAGTTTCTGATAAAGGATGGTGGGGTAGCTGGGATTTGAACAGGAGAATGCATGGAGATTTCTCCCGCAAATCCCCATTTTTTTATACAGAAATTTTAGGATTACAATTCTTTGTCTCATTCAACTTACGTAATGTAGGCTTTATGGTGTGGTCGTTTGTGGATTAG
- a CDS encoding S-methyl-5-thioribose-1-phosphate isomerase yields the protein MRVVLKVADKIKMLEIQGARNIAIAAIKAIETMAVQTTAKNKEGFLKELYAARNILFTSRATEPLMRNAVRRILARVEESTEDDVKVLRDVVSSAAKQFLMDFDRSSGLIAEIGAKRVKDKAVIFTHCHSSTVTNILKRAKAQGKTFEVICTETRPVFQGRITAKELVEAGIKTTLIVDSATRFFMNEADMVLVGADAITSEGNVINKIGTSAIALIAKEARTPFYVAAELLKFDPETMYGDYEEIEERSPEEIWENPPKALTIRNPAFDITRRDFIHGIICEEGIISPHSIAEVVRRRYPWVFNSGLPRL from the coding sequence TTGAGGGTTGTTTTGAAGGTAGCGGATAAAATTAAAATGCTTGAAATTCAAGGGGCAAGGAACATTGCCATAGCCGCTATCAAAGCCATCGAGACCATGGCGGTTCAGACTACGGCCAAGAATAAGGAGGGTTTTTTGAAGGAGTTATACGCCGCGAGAAATATTCTCTTCACATCCAGGGCCACTGAACCATTAATGAGGAACGCTGTTCGCAGGATACTTGCCCGAGTGGAGGAAAGTACAGAAGATGATGTCAAAGTCTTGCGCGATGTTGTTTCATCCGCCGCCAAGCAGTTTTTGATGGATTTTGACCGTTCAAGTGGGCTTATAGCTGAAATTGGCGCCAAGCGGGTAAAAGACAAAGCGGTAATATTCACTCACTGTCACTCATCCACGGTTACTAATATTCTCAAGAGGGCAAAAGCGCAAGGGAAAACATTCGAAGTCATCTGCACTGAAACTAGGCCGGTTTTTCAAGGAAGGATAACCGCCAAAGAGCTTGTAGAGGCAGGGATAAAGACAACGCTGATTGTGGATTCCGCCACTCGCTTTTTCATGAACGAGGCTGATATGGTCCTTGTGGGAGCTGATGCTATAACCTCTGAGGGAAACGTTATAAACAAGATTGGCACAAGCGCCATAGCCCTAATCGCTAAGGAGGCTAGGACACCCTTCTATGTGGCCGCGGAACTTCTAAAGTTTGACCCAGAAACTATGTATGGTGACTATGAAGAGATAGAGGAGCGGAGCCCAGAGGAGATCTGGGAAAATCCGCCTAAAGCGTTAACCATAAGAAACCCGGCCTTCGACATCACAAGAAGGGATTTCATTCACGGCATAATATGCGAGGAGGGGATAATATCACCTCACTCAATAGCGGAGGTTGTCCGGAGAAGGTATCCTTGGGTCTTCAACTCAGGTCTTCCACGTCTCTAG
- the rbcL gene encoding type III ribulose-bisphosphate carboxylase, protein MDFVNLSYKPDGNNVICVFYIEPDGTSIEEAAGGVAAESSIGTWTELTTEQEYVKAFAAKVFEISSNIVKIAYPTELFEEGNMPNLLSSIAGNIFGLRTLRSLRLLDIILPEKLARSFKGPRYGIEGIRSLLKIYDRPLVGTIIKPKLGLRTEDHARVAYEAWLGGCDIVKDDENLSSQRFNRFEDRVTKTLESRDRAEKETGERKIYMANVTAEANEMIRRAEYVLSQGGECIMVDILTVGFAALQSLREMDLPLVIHGHRAGHAAVTKNPRHGIAMRVIAKLARIVGVDQLHVGTVVGKMSDTMEEVRENIKALKTEMVGLRPCMPVASGGLHPGLVPALMEIFGRDFVIQAGGGIHGHRDGTIAGARAMRQAVDAVMRKIPLKEYAKEHKELAVALETWKT, encoded by the coding sequence ATCGACTTTGTAAACTTAAGTTATAAACCCGACGGCAACAATGTTATCTGCGTTTTCTATATTGAGCCTGACGGCACCAGCATAGAAGAGGCTGCGGGTGGAGTTGCAGCGGAAAGCTCCATCGGTACATGGACAGAGTTGACGACTGAACAAGAGTATGTTAAAGCCTTTGCCGCCAAGGTTTTCGAGATAAGTAGCAACATCGTTAAGATCGCCTATCCCACAGAACTTTTCGAGGAAGGCAACATGCCTAACCTCCTCAGCAGCATAGCCGGAAACATCTTTGGCCTCCGCACTCTTAGATCCCTAAGACTGTTAGACATAATTCTTCCAGAAAAGCTTGCAAGAAGCTTTAAAGGTCCAAGGTATGGGATAGAAGGCATCCGCAGCCTTCTGAAAATTTATGACAGGCCACTGGTTGGCACCATAATAAAGCCTAAACTTGGCTTAAGAACCGAGGATCATGCCCGCGTGGCCTACGAGGCTTGGCTGGGTGGATGTGACATCGTTAAGGACGACGAGAACCTGAGCAGCCAACGCTTTAACAGGTTCGAGGATAGGGTAACGAAAACTCTTGAGAGCAGAGACAGAGCAGAGAAGGAGACGGGTGAAAGGAAGATTTACATGGCTAATGTGACCGCTGAAGCTAACGAGATGATTAGACGAGCGGAATACGTGCTTTCCCAAGGCGGCGAATGCATTATGGTGGACATTCTAACAGTCGGCTTCGCTGCCCTACAGAGTCTCCGTGAAATGGATCTTCCACTAGTTATCCACGGCCATCGAGCTGGACATGCAGCGGTAACCAAAAACCCGAGGCATGGCATAGCCATGAGAGTAATCGCCAAGCTGGCAAGGATCGTAGGCGTGGATCAGCTTCATGTGGGAACAGTGGTTGGCAAAATGTCCGATACAATGGAGGAGGTAAGAGAGAACATTAAGGCTTTGAAAACAGAAATGGTTGGTTTGAGGCCATGCATGCCCGTGGCCTCGGGCGGTCTGCATCCGGGGCTTGTGCCTGCCTTGATGGAGATTTTTGGAAGAGACTTTGTCATACAAGCTGGTGGGGGCATTCACGGTCATAGAGATGGAACTATAGCCGGAGCTAGAGCCATGAGGCAAGCCGTAGACGCCGTCATGAGGAAGATACCTCTTAAGGAGTATGCAAAAGAGCATAAGGAACTCGCCGTAGCCCTAGAGACGTGGAAGACCTGA
- a CDS encoding AMP phosphorylase, giving the protein MELEARILDISASGRRIVLLSDETASALGIHSSDRVQITYKSRRIAAIVNIASSFPSNQIGLYREIAQELGIKSGENVDVQYACLPKSLNFVRKKIMGKRLSEEEIKAIVSDVVEHHLSDVEIAAFLTAIHIRGVSMDEIAALSSAMVETGKTLDFGKKPILDKHSIGGIPGDKTTILVTPIVAAAGYVIPKTSSRAVTSPAGTADRVECLCPVNLSVEEIIEVVNKTNGCMVWGGALELAPADDIFIQVEYSLGIDPMLLPSIMSKKKAIGSTHLVVDIPTGRGAKVKTIGEAQLLAGDFIELGKALGIQVQCGITFGEQPLGYAIGPALEAKEALETIMGGGARDLSDKATELAGILFRMMGIHDGKRQADFILKSGKAEKKLRDIIEAQGGNPRIKPEDIKVGDKIAEVTSNRDGQVLWINNQHIAQIAREAGAPKDKGAGVKLHVKLGDRVKKGCTLFEIYAERSTKLESALKLAESLNPIGLGKRWNEQMLIETVPTETRHLKIFAIER; this is encoded by the coding sequence ATGGAGCTCGAAGCCAGAATCCTTGACATAAGCGCCAGTGGAAGGAGAATTGTACTTTTGAGTGATGAAACAGCCAGCGCCTTGGGAATACACTCTTCAGACAGAGTGCAAATCACCTACAAGAGTCGGAGAATAGCAGCCATAGTCAACATTGCCAGCAGTTTTCCCAGCAACCAAATAGGCCTGTATAGGGAAATCGCCCAAGAGCTTGGTATAAAATCCGGCGAAAATGTTGATGTACAATATGCATGTCTCCCTAAATCCCTAAATTTTGTTAGGAAGAAAATCATGGGGAAGAGGCTGAGTGAAGAAGAGATTAAAGCGATAGTTAGTGATGTGGTGGAACATCATCTAAGCGACGTTGAAATAGCAGCCTTCCTCACGGCCATACATATCCGAGGGGTTAGTATGGATGAAATAGCAGCCCTATCCAGTGCAATGGTTGAAACAGGCAAAACCTTGGACTTTGGCAAAAAACCCATTCTCGACAAACACAGCATTGGAGGGATACCTGGCGACAAAACAACAATTCTTGTGACGCCCATAGTGGCGGCAGCCGGCTACGTTATACCTAAAACCTCCTCAAGAGCTGTAACCTCCCCCGCTGGAACCGCTGATAGGGTGGAATGCCTCTGCCCAGTAAATCTATCTGTAGAGGAGATAATCGAAGTTGTAAACAAAACCAACGGATGCATGGTCTGGGGAGGCGCCCTTGAGCTAGCCCCAGCCGACGACATCTTCATCCAAGTGGAATATTCCCTAGGCATAGATCCCATGCTTCTTCCCTCTATAATGAGTAAAAAGAAGGCTATTGGCTCCACCCACTTGGTGGTTGATATTCCCACCGGAAGAGGTGCTAAGGTTAAAACTATAGGGGAAGCTCAGCTGCTTGCCGGTGACTTCATCGAGCTTGGTAAAGCCTTGGGGATTCAAGTTCAATGTGGAATAACCTTTGGGGAACAGCCTTTAGGCTATGCCATTGGACCCGCTTTAGAGGCAAAGGAAGCTCTTGAAACTATTATGGGCGGCGGTGCGAGAGATCTCAGCGACAAAGCAACCGAGTTGGCTGGCATCCTATTTAGGATGATGGGAATACATGATGGGAAGCGTCAAGCCGATTTCATTCTAAAGTCAGGGAAAGCTGAGAAAAAACTTAGAGATATAATTGAAGCTCAAGGTGGTAATCCGCGGATAAAGCCAGAAGACATTAAAGTAGGCGATAAAATTGCAGAGGTCACCTCTAACAGGGACGGCCAAGTTTTATGGATAAATAATCAACACATTGCCCAGATAGCAAGAGAAGCGGGAGCCCCGAAAGACAAGGGCGCTGGCGTTAAACTTCACGTTAAGCTTGGAGACCGTGTCAAAAAAGGTTGCACTCTATTTGAAATATATGCTGAAAGAAGCACCAAACTGGAGAGTGCGTTAAAACTGGCTGAAAGTCTTAACCCCATTGGCCTAGGCAAAAGATGGAATGAACAAATGCTCATAGAAACAGTTCCAACTGAGACCAGACATCTGAAAATCTTTGCCATAGAGCGGTAA